In the Flavisolibacter tropicus genome, one interval contains:
- a CDS encoding esterase family protein produces the protein MDRTITSWYSHRLSKEMPIATYGHYGFALMLIPTAAADFLEYERFQLIDRLQPFIDSGKVKVFSINSINNESWMNNDMDPRMKAIRHQQFNSYVYEEVIPFIKTQTSQETPIITCGASFGALHSMNLFLKRPDLINGVIAMSGVYDLTEYTKGYFDDDVYFNSPQHYMPNLTDHVILEQIRRSTHLHIFSGSGAYEAPNSARDFAAILYNKGINYELDIWGSEWKHDWDTWRTVLPHYLGTRF, from the coding sequence ATGGATAGAACAATCACTTCCTGGTACAGTCACCGTTTATCTAAAGAAATGCCAATAGCTACTTATGGTCATTATGGATTTGCGTTAATGCTAATACCAACAGCAGCGGCTGATTTTCTGGAATATGAGCGTTTTCAACTTATTGACCGCCTGCAGCCATTTATTGATAGCGGCAAAGTGAAAGTATTTTCTATAAACAGTATCAATAATGAAAGCTGGATGAATAATGATATGGATCCACGCATGAAAGCGATCCGTCATCAGCAGTTCAATAGTTATGTTTATGAAGAAGTCATTCCTTTCATAAAAACGCAAACTAGCCAGGAAACGCCAATTATCACCTGCGGAGCCTCTTTTGGCGCTTTGCATAGTATGAACCTATTTTTGAAGCGACCCGACCTGATAAATGGAGTCATTGCCATGAGCGGTGTGTATGACTTAACTGAATATACAAAAGGGTATTTTGATGATGATGTGTACTTTAATAGCCCGCAACATTATATGCCTAACCTTACCGATCATGTTATTTTAGAACAGATACGGCGTAGTACACACCTGCATATTTTTAGCGGGAGCGGGGCCTATGAAGCGCCAAATAGTGCGCGTGACTTTGCTGCTATTCTTTATAATAAAGGAATCAACTATGAGCTGGATATATGGGGTAGTGAATGGAAACATGACTGGGATACCTGGCGTACAGTATTGCCGCACTACTTGGGTACCCGCTTTTAA
- a CDS encoding ATP-dependent Clp protease adaptor ClpS — MKGLNHTKEDVQPFEAEEVDVMIEEETPFHLIVWNDEVNTFEWVIETLVEVCKHSYEQAEQCAYIIHFRGKYAVKHGSYEDLKPQCDAITERGIGATVEALIS; from the coding sequence ATGAAAGGGCTCAACCATACCAAAGAAGATGTACAGCCTTTTGAGGCGGAAGAAGTTGATGTAATGATCGAAGAGGAAACTCCTTTTCATTTGATCGTGTGGAATGATGAGGTAAACACCTTTGAGTGGGTTATTGAAACGCTTGTAGAAGTGTGCAAGCACTCTTATGAGCAGGCAGAACAGTGTGCCTATATTATTCATTTCAGGGGAAAGTATGCCGTAAAACATGGCAGTTATGAGGATTTGAAGCCTCAATGTGATGCCATTACGGAACGAGGTATAGGTGCTACTGTGGAGGCGCTTATCAGTTAA